Proteins from a genomic interval of Neodiprion lecontei isolate iyNeoLeco1 chromosome 2, iyNeoLeco1.1, whole genome shotgun sequence:
- the LOC107221624 gene encoding uncharacterized protein LOC107221624 isoform X1, whose amino-acid sequence MFSVLLAVIFAVATIASGQSAAWDQSLGDATTFQDAPLERQGKFFPLFSVIRFANTQCTGSNNLNGTCFTRRECSNYAGTASGTCANNLGVCCVFVRTCGSTTNMNNTYFINPDYPTTYTGGDRCTIVVRPCNSHICQLRLDFLDFSLAQPDGTGVCDLDFLTVTGGATLVPRICGENTNQHVYVDFDGPAPITISIDTDVNYVFDRRWNIRIQQIACDSVWRAPSGCLQYYTTTTGTVTSFNYGTVVNPRSPLVGTRQLVNLNYGVCVRMTVGYCAIQWSQDNTLSFTVSGDTDGLDTTIIGTDLAAVTGTDCTADFVIIPNPFDTTGTALDVDRFCGNGFVTVISSSKPFVLYVITNGDETGDVLNRGFILDYQQIACPIF is encoded by the exons ATGTTCAGCGTGTTGCTTGCAGTGATTTTTGCCGTCGCAACGATAGCATCTGGTCAGAGTGCTGCCTGGGATCAATCCCTGGGAGATGCAACGACATTTCAAGATGCTCCATTGGAGCGTCAAGGAAAAT TTTTTCCGCTCTTCAGTGTCATCAGATTTGCTAATACTCAATGTACTGGAAGCAATAATCTGAATGGTACGTGCTTTACAAGACGTGAATGTTCCAATTACGCCGGGACTGCTTCTGGGACTTGTGCCAACAACCTCGGCGTTTGTTGTGTTT TTGTGAGAACATGCGGTTCTACTACGAACATGAACAATACGTATTTCATAAATCCCGATTATCCAACAACGTATACTGGTGGAGATCGATGCACAATTGTCGTTCGTCCCTGCAATTCTCATATTTGTCAG TTGCGTTTGGATTTCTTGGATTTCTCCCTAGCCCAACCAGACGGAACTGGTGTGTGTGACTTAGACTTTTTGACAGTAACTGGTGGAGCAACCCTCGTTCCCAGGATTTGTGGAGAAAATACCAATCAACACG TTTATGTAGATTTCGATGGACCAGCTCCTATTACGATATCGATCGATACTGACGTGAACTACGTATTTGATCGCCGTTGGAATATCAGGATACAGCAGATAGCCTGCGATTCTGTATGGCGTG CTCCGAGTGGATGTCTGCAATATTATACTACAACTACTGGCACTGTAACAAGCTTCAATTACGGTACCGTAGTGAATCCAAGAT CTCCACTGGTCGGTACTCGTCAactagtgaatttgaattacgGTGTTTGTGTGAGAATGACTGTGGGCTATTGTGCGATTCAATGGTCACAGGACAACACCCTGTCATTCACTGTTTCTGGAGATACAGACGGTCTTGACACAACAATAATTG GGACAGACTTGGCTGCAGTTACTGGAACAGATTGTACGGCAGATTTTGTTATAATACCAAATCCATTTGATACAACAGGTACCGCATTAGATGTTGATCGTTTCTGTGGAAACGGTTTCGTAACTGTTATCA gttCTTCAAAACCGTTTGTTCTTTACGTCATTACAAACGGAGATGAAACTGGTGATGTTCTAAACAGAGGATTTATTCTAGACTATCAACAAATAGCTTGTCCAATATTCTAA
- the LOC107221624 gene encoding uncharacterized protein LOC107221624 isoform X2, whose amino-acid sequence MFSVLLAVIFAVATIASVFPLFSVIRFANTQCTGSNNLNGTCFTRRECSNYAGTASGTCANNLGVCCVFVRTCGSTTNMNNTYFINPDYPTTYTGGDRCTIVVRPCNSHICQLRLDFLDFSLAQPDGTGVCDLDFLTVTGGATLVPRICGENTNQHVYVDFDGPAPITISIDTDVNYVFDRRWNIRIQQIACDSVWRAPSGCLQYYTTTTGTVTSFNYGTVVNPRSPLVGTRQLVNLNYGVCVRMTVGYCAIQWSQDNTLSFTVSGDTDGLDTTIIGTDLAAVTGTDCTADFVIIPNPFDTTGTALDVDRFCGNGFVTVISSSKPFVLYVITNGDETGDVLNRGFILDYQQIACPIF is encoded by the exons ATGTTCAGCGTGTTGCTTGCAGTGATTTTTGCCGTCGCAACGATAGCATCTG TTTTTCCGCTCTTCAGTGTCATCAGATTTGCTAATACTCAATGTACTGGAAGCAATAATCTGAATGGTACGTGCTTTACAAGACGTGAATGTTCCAATTACGCCGGGACTGCTTCTGGGACTTGTGCCAACAACCTCGGCGTTTGTTGTGTTT TTGTGAGAACATGCGGTTCTACTACGAACATGAACAATACGTATTTCATAAATCCCGATTATCCAACAACGTATACTGGTGGAGATCGATGCACAATTGTCGTTCGTCCCTGCAATTCTCATATTTGTCAG TTGCGTTTGGATTTCTTGGATTTCTCCCTAGCCCAACCAGACGGAACTGGTGTGTGTGACTTAGACTTTTTGACAGTAACTGGTGGAGCAACCCTCGTTCCCAGGATTTGTGGAGAAAATACCAATCAACACG TTTATGTAGATTTCGATGGACCAGCTCCTATTACGATATCGATCGATACTGACGTGAACTACGTATTTGATCGCCGTTGGAATATCAGGATACAGCAGATAGCCTGCGATTCTGTATGGCGTG CTCCGAGTGGATGTCTGCAATATTATACTACAACTACTGGCACTGTAACAAGCTTCAATTACGGTACCGTAGTGAATCCAAGAT CTCCACTGGTCGGTACTCGTCAactagtgaatttgaattacgGTGTTTGTGTGAGAATGACTGTGGGCTATTGTGCGATTCAATGGTCACAGGACAACACCCTGTCATTCACTGTTTCTGGAGATACAGACGGTCTTGACACAACAATAATTG GGACAGACTTGGCTGCAGTTACTGGAACAGATTGTACGGCAGATTTTGTTATAATACCAAATCCATTTGATACAACAGGTACCGCATTAGATGTTGATCGTTTCTGTGGAAACGGTTTCGTAACTGTTATCA gttCTTCAAAACCGTTTGTTCTTTACGTCATTACAAACGGAGATGAAACTGGTGATGTTCTAAACAGAGGATTTATTCTAGACTATCAACAAATAGCTTGTCCAATATTCTAA
- the LOC107221623 gene encoding prostaglandin E synthase 2, with translation MSVIYKVSRFLLRNQSQNKNVHYKMYVTRLFQTATHQAKPPSVVKMSLIGASVGVVLGAGYSFNKINKDRKNIANEGTQTEIETLKSIPDIKPSRKVIYPGDNSGLKLTLFQYQTCPFCCKVRVFLDYHGISYDVVEVDPVLRNEIKWSTYRKVPIVLAKVDGGYQPLIDSTMIISVLGTILEDKYKKIEDIVKYYPKMFCRDAKGTFKEEIVNKYFLMYQNNLPKEKSMNYIVEERKWRKWADDVLVHVLSPNVYRTTTEARQAFNWFSDVGRWEEYFPMWERLLMINVGAYAMWLISKRLKKRHSLKDDVRQSLYDEVNHWLNGISVKGTQFMGGSDPDFSDLAVYGILKSIEGCEAFRDLLDHTKVGVWFNAMREKIDSNHGRQYVKY, from the exons ATGTCTGTAATCTATAAAGTGTCCCGATTTCTGCTAAGAAATCAATCGcagaataaaaatgttcactATAAAATGTACGTCACCAGACTTTTTCAAACGGCAACGCACCAGGCAAAACCTCCGAGCGTGGTTAAGATGAGTTTGATTGGTGCGTCGGtaggtgttgtactcggtgcAGGTTattctttcaataaaattaataaggATCGAAAAAACATCGCTAATGAAGGAACGCAGACTGAAATTGAGACGCTGAAATCAATTCCAGATATCAAGCCATCCAGAAAG GTGATTTATCCTGGCGACAACTCTGGACTGAagcttacattatttcaataccAAACATGCCCGTTTTGCTGCAAG gtGCGAGTGTTTTTGGATTACCATGGAATATCATATGATGTTGTTGAAGTGGATCCAGTtctaagaaatgaaattaaatggtCGACGTATAGAAAAGTACCGATTGTTCTTGCCAAAGTAGATGGGGGATATCAGCCATTGATTGATAGTACCATGATAATATCCGTTCTTGGAACAATTTTAGAAgacaagtataaaaaaattgaagacatTGTCAAGTATTATCCAAAAATGTTTTGCCGAGATGCAAAAGGAACGTTCAAAGAAGAAATTGTCAATAAATACTTCCTGATGTATCAAAACAATCTGCCAAAGGAAAAGTCTATGAATTATATCGT AGAGGAACGGAAGTGGCGAAAATGGGCTGATGATGTCCTAGTTCACGTTTTATCTCCAAACGTTTACAGAACAACAACAGAAGCACGTCAAGCGTTCAACTGGTTTTCCGAC GTTGGTAGATGGGAGGAGTACTTTCCAATGTGGGAACGCCTGCTCATGATCAATGTGGGAGCCTATGCAATGTGGCTGATATCGAAAAGGCTCAAAAAAAGACACAGTCTCAAAGATGACGTTAGGCAGTCACTGTATGACGAAGTAAACCATTGGTTGAATGGCATTAGTGTTAAAGGAACGCAATTCATGGGTGGATCAGACCCAGATTTCTCAGACTTAGCTGTCTACGGTATTTTAAAAAGTATCGAGGGATGTGAAGCATTCAGAGATTTATTAGACCACACAAAAGTTGGCGTATGGTTTAATGCTAtgcgtgaaaaaattgattcgaatCACGGACGACAATATGTCAAGTATtaa